The following proteins are encoded in a genomic region of Candidatus Stygibacter australis:
- a CDS encoding T9SS type A sorting domain-containing protein, whose product FIMCDPPAWDFDYHDYEYSGFIWSNVIYDNEALTTTDYQLGCFVGNECRGIAQTADNSIVDYTDPFDQIAVMPMVYTNNATGTETVTFMLYNEDTEEYIDCYTTTELSANMVLGSGLDPFMIRACTYSVIYHVMIGYHTTQNFGIDTYTEVNNETIFRWRPEVPIVQPSHITFGGNGPICLLNHPSEANTGTDYLISDSGLTDYYSQPGNAIEYEDIDNVVQHAVDKINLWVEDEWSIGEAEYDDAEFSASVNVSITFVRDQANFQGDADVDPGYCDATYHLDLDDPNYIESAEIYINCTPEFLVYCEQFDIYPYWDISLDSPLDQEEYEVYLLRTLMHEMLHAWGVGHIDANGVVMHDSQDGFYSTLGTLDIRSLQKLYDPNICNPVSEEEILELSNCLTYGYPNPFNPTITIVYKLAENIKNPLLEIFNIKGQLIKEYYLDEIEGENAIIWNGKDKNDNQMSSGVYFYRLRNNGKIVETRKMTLIK is encoded by the coding sequence TGTCGGGGAATTGCACAAACAGCAGATAATTCAATTGTGGATTATACAGACCCATTTGATCAGATAGCTGTTATGCCAATGGTATATACTAATAATGCAACAGGTACTGAAACAGTAACATTTATGCTATATAATGAAGATACTGAGGAATATATTGATTGTTATACAACAACTGAATTATCTGCTAATATGGTATTAGGAAGCGGATTAGATCCTTTTATGATAAGGGCTTGCACTTATAGTGTAATTTATCATGTTATGATTGGATATCATACAACTCAGAATTTTGGTATAGACACGTATACTGAAGTTAACAATGAAACTATATTTAGATGGCGTCCAGAAGTACCCATTGTACAACCCTCTCATATAACTTTTGGAGGTAATGGTCCTATTTGCCTTTTAAATCATCCATCAGAAGCTAATACAGGGACAGACTATCTGATATCTGACAGTGGGTTAACAGATTATTATTCTCAACCTGGGAATGCAATTGAATATGAAGATATCGATAATGTTGTTCAACATGCTGTTGATAAAATAAACCTATGGGTAGAGGATGAGTGGTCAATTGGAGAAGCAGAATATGATGATGCTGAATTTTCAGCAAGTGTAAATGTATCAATAACATTTGTAAGAGATCAGGCAAATTTTCAGGGAGATGCAGATGTAGATCCAGGGTATTGTGATGCAACGTATCATTTAGATTTAGATGATCCAAACTATATAGAAAGTGCAGAAATATATATAAACTGCACACCTGAATTCCTTGTTTATTGTGAACAATTTGATATATACCCTTATTGGGATATTTCACTTGATTCTCCATTAGATCAGGAAGAATATGAAGTATATTTACTGCGTACGCTTATGCATGAAATGCTGCATGCCTGGGGTGTTGGTCATATTGATGCTAATGGCGTAGTGATGCATGACTCGCAAGATGGTTTTTACTCAACTTTAGGAACATTAGATATACGATCATTGCAGAAACTATACGATCCAAATATATGCAATCCTGTGTCAGAAGAAGAAATATTAGAACTCAGTAACTGTTTAACATATGGATATCCCAATCCATTCAATCCGACTATAACAATAGTGTATAAATTAGCTGAAAATATCAAAAATCCATTATTAGAGATTTTTAATATTAAAGGGCAATTGATTAAAGAATACTATTTAGATGAAATAGAAGGAGAAAATGCTATTATTTGGAATGGGAAAGATAAAAATGATAATCAGATGAGTTCAGGAGTCTATTTTTATCGGTTAAGAAATAACGGGAAAATAGTGGAAACCAGGAAAATGACGTTAATAAAATAA